ATAAAGACTCTGCCAGgtttgcttcgccactagcagctgacatttaataaaataataatgcaaacattagcgtaaatactctgtgaactcaatgaatatttagatatcatttaaaaaacttttactcacagagattattACTAaacctacatgtttttgtggaggaacattattgaatccactgtagatgtcttcagtgcGTTCCGGCGCTCACTGATgttgcgtcattattcactcattattctcattataaacgcggtcaaaacttttccaaacttcagactttgctttagttgctggtgcaaccaaaacgtaatcgccaaaagcaagcctccgttacacctactcagcatccatttttgCATCTTTCTCGTGCTAATCGAAACATCATATGACCGTTCGTTTATCTCGCAAACCGGAGTGCAAGCCCGAGCCCGACCTGAGTccgcgtaagatgatataaattaagcccgaacccgtcgggtcccgtcgggtttgtgcaaagatcttcagctctaactgatcatatgtaaatatgtaaacattctaggtattttttttttctcactagcacaaggacaatatttaattacatataaaagtgtctttatttacacatttgaaaCCATTTAAATTGCAATTTGAGACCTTTCAATTGATTAAATTATTTGCTTAATTGGTTTGTCAGCTGAATTATTACAGTGGATTGTTTGAAATCCACCATGCAAGTAGGGTTGGAacataatattcaaatattcgtTTGGTGGGTTGGCATTCGATGTTCTGTAGTTTGTTAAAGGTTTATTAATTCTGAATGTGTCACATGTCTATATTGCACCAAAATGTGACACTGCACTCCCTTTGGCCCACAGCAACACACCCACCATGTGTGAAGTGGATTGGATGAACGGTTctcaacataataaaaatgctaaCAGACAGACATGTAGAGTTTCCTGCCTTTATTACACTCTGTCTACACCGGATGCAACAGTTGTGCCAACGTAAcatcgtgatgtctatcagccatcggctATGGACGATGGCATCGTCTGTCACCCCAACCCTAATGATCAATGCACATACACAGAGTACATCACATATGGTAAACAAGGAAACTTAAATGTGCATATGTCATGCATGAGAAACAATTAGGTTTATTGTAGCGTGTGATGCTtgcacaagtttttatttttccctatatattagtgtactgtatattgtttaccatatgtgttttttttttatgaataaatgactaaatgttatcATATAAAGCATTTGTATCTCTTCACAATACTTGGATTAAACTGCTTGATTAGTATGGATTTGTTTTGCAATGATGTCTGAGTTTTGGTTACCTGGTGATGCTATACAGAGTCACTGGGTCAAGACATTACAAATGCACACATCATGAAGATGCTGATCCTGTAAGGCCTGAAGCCCTTTTCCCCAATTAACCATCTCTGTACAAAGACAGAATATGACAACTTGCATTTGGTAACAACCATTGAATACAGCTTGCTTTCACAACTGCACTTCACAGTCTATTATATAACACTGTAAACACTGTTGGCTGCAGAAGCCTCTAGTTTGCTTTATGCTGATCTCATTGTAATGTCATCTTGTGTCTAAAAGAATCTCTAATTTGACCTGGATGAATTTCCAGCATCACTTCACATAAAACTGATGTTACAagacattttgatgtttgctGGCCGTCGGATAATGGTCTGTCAAAATCTTCCTCTCAAAGCCAAGACGGGATGTAATGTGAGAAAGACCAGAGTAATGCATGTTGTGCAGGCTGGATTATGAATATGTGAGCACTGAAGCGGTGCGCAGTATCAGTCTGTAAGTATTGAGTTTTGTCAGGATCATTCCTGCTCTCTCCTGCTGCGACGGCTCTGGCCTTTGCACTGCTCTCACTCCTTTGGCTCCATGTTTCTAATTATCCTCTGTGTGACTCACCCACAATGAGGTGTCAGTCTTTGACAAAGCGAGGCCTTTTCTCTTCACAGGGCAGAGGAGCAGCTTCTCTACAGGGGATTTATCAGTGTTTGCCTGATAATGGAGTGTGTGGTCTGATGAGTTTTCCGCAACGCTAAGATTTATTTATCACGATAATACCTTCATGAGTTACATTCAGTACCAAGACTTCAGCTATGgggaaaaagaaagaagcttATGGAAAGTTGAAGGTATATTATAGAACCACTTGTAAGATTTACATTTCATTGCTTTTTCCCCCTCCTTTCCTGATAAAAATTGGgattgtgattttaaaatgtgatttaaaaaatttacagtgaaagtgaagtctggccaagtatggtgacccatgctcagaattcgtgctctgcatttaaccctcttggagcagtgggcagccatattgcagcagcgcccggggagcagttggaggttcagTGCCTTTCTCAAGTGTCTcacttcagtcgtggtattgaggttGGAAGTGCGCGTTGTACATTCACTTCCCCCACCGACAATTCTTGCCGGatctgagactcgaacccacagcCTTCAGATTACAAGTTCGACTCTCTAAACTTTATACCACGACTGCCCCCATGAATGTAatagtaaaatacaaataaaatagtaattataattatagtatattatatattatattaaagtatatattattaactaataataataattataagggGGAAAGCCCTAAAGGGGCTGTTGCATCTATTGCgtatgttttctttcttcttcctcctcctcttcttccaaCCTCTTGAGAGTTGGTGGCAGCCCTATTTGCTGTAGCTGCTCCTAAATTATTGAACAACCTACCACTTCATATCAGATCTGATCCTACGTTAGGCTTTTTTAAAAGTCGTTTAGAAATGCACTTCCTCTCTGTAGCCTTTGCGAGtgaagttttgttttttatggttttgtgtCATTGTTTTATGATGTGATCTTTCCcttactaaaatgttttattaatatctgtACTTTGGAGCAACTCCTTGTTGTTTGAAAAGTGCTGTAGAAATAAATGATCTGAACTGACTATGAAGGGTAACATGGGAAAATTATGAAATTTTGCCTACTTGTAGTGATAGTCAtaaatagtgatctgaccaactttggggtccgATTATATAGCACCACCACCAGTCCGAAAATTCCTTTTACAAATGGTTATAACTTTTAAACCCTTTATTCTGGAAAATTTTGATTTAGTTCATCTGATTACTCTCTTCATGGTGAACCCATTCAATAGCGTACATTAAggctccacccattacagtagtgGCCTTTTTAAAAAGTACAGTTCTCAGTTTTTTCACAACTCGTTCAAAATTTGTCAAAATTAGCAGAGATGAACTGAACAGAGTTTTGTTATTCATCTGTTCAGAAGTTATGTTAACTTAATGATGTTGACCCAAAATTGGTTCAGAGGCTGTATCTCATCCAAACATTGATCTATCATATGAAACTCTGTATGCTTCATCAGCACCATGATCTCAGGTTCTATTCCAAATGTGGCAACAGGGGAACTTATGGATCgtgagatattaattatttaaaaacatttttttgtcatttttgataaTAGCTTTAGAACGGGTAATCAGAAAATCATAATCTTGATCCCTATGGATTCCTTGGGTCATTCCGAATCTGTGAAAAATGATATGAATTGCAATATCTTTTGAACCATTTGACGTATTGGCACCAAATTAAAAGGATCATCGACGGCATGTCCCAGAGGTACCTCCAAGGCTAGTCCAAAATCTGAGCAGATGATCTTTGAACCGAGACGCATAGAAATGACTAAATTAATACtgatcagtccctccagaaacgTGATTACGCGATcgcttgatttaatgcattatcagccaaaggccgcatatttatgcggggtcgcattttttcaaatacgccgctcttttgccgcataaattaccgatttcagaaagcaaaatatgcggggctagcatgattccctgtattttcgttgcaaaaaaacatttttctagcagaaagttgaaaaatgttgcgtttacttcacacaagtaaagcgacATTTTCCCCTATtaccatgggaaccttatgaagtgacgtaattacgtgtcatctgcaaactccgcggtgaaaccagggtgaaacttgaagcgcgcaaatcattcttatttgcataaaaaaataagcgcaaaagaacgcgccaagcagtttcccgatttgttacatgacagtggagccaaattatattgcgggAACTttcgaaaactgcggtttgatgaaatagagaaaaaaaggtaattcccccccttctcactaggctactaatactgttgtagtttcattcagaagttgatgcaactttacagttgcacttttttgttacagaacagcaccaaaaacttacagttgtaattatatgagtagtgtgtaaaataatttacgttgcagtaagagattgcaatttaaatattctgtgatttagtatgctcgcttatcataggaagtaataagaaattactctttacattaaggtagtagcctagtgagaaaaaggtgttgggggaatcacctttttttcactttttcatcaaaccacagtttttgcaagttcacgcaatttcatcgcataaaattgcaaaaatatcctgcatattccatcgcactttttaagaaaacctgccgcaaaatcaaggatttttgcccgcaacaatcacaaaaaaaaaaacgtgtttttctggagggactgactgATATAAGCTTCTGTTCCCAAGAAATACCTCTCTGTATTTGATCATGCCTGTGTTTGTTGTCTTACGTTAGTTTGCTATCAAGTTTACCATAAGCTGTGTTAGTGTTAAGTCAGCTTTACATgctaatcagattttttttttttttttttttttatgagctctTTCTCACTATGAAACTTCTTGTCAGCAGTCTGCTGAAACTAGCTCAGTGTGATCCTGAGTACTTTCTGTTGTGGTTTCAACAGTCAGTGTGACACATGCCCAGAACACAAAAGTACTGTGGCAAGAAATGATGCAGAAGTTGCTTTTGTTGCAGGCATCGAGCCTTTCCACGGATGATCTCATCTGAATCTATTAAAAATGACCTGCAGTGCATTTATGTGCAGATTCCTAACTTTGAATTGATTCGGAGGTGAACTTCTGAACTTCAGCATCTGTGAACACCAGTTTTCTCAGTGGTGCAGCAAGATCTGGGCCACATGAACTTGACCTGGAGATTGTGGTTTTCATTCTTGTGtggtgcaactttttttttttattttcatttggacTCCTGATCATTCTGAGTTCATTTATAATTCTGAACTGGGTGtatttcatgttcatttaaatTCTGCTGTTTTTGCTGTGCACTGCACTAAAGCACCACCAGGTGCTTGGCCCTGTatcagtttattattgttatttattaccaAATATAAATtaccaaataaatacaaaaagtttggtaacactttctatgaagccttcatttataatggattataagggtattcttaaagcGTTATAATGAATgtctaatgcattattaaaaaaccttataatatgttatatcatctcatgaatattcataagaacagttttaatattataatatttacttatttgtggttatagcttttgagtatgatgatttataacacaatgaacaagTTGCATCCACTTTtgcaatggattatatttctcatagttataatgtattataagtctcttatcttgccatttttctgatgctacttaaagcggtcaaagaccacttataagtaataatattagtttatatatatatatatatatatatatatcagatcagatgaatgtgtaatatgacacatttgatattatgatattactatttttttttgtaatatcagtttgattattttgatggtttaGGCCGCTGTTGATAAGGAACTCTGCAACTACAtctcaactagcagtcattagagtattagtatgtctgctactgtaaatatatgctaacactttatttttatagtcaaccaacagataaactgactataagtgtctttgcaagtgTGTCAAATTATTGTGCAtattcttgagcatactaatactctaatgagagttagttggcatgtagttgcaatGTTGCTTATAGTTGATTGATTTAGgggaccataaaaataaaatgttaccatataaaacattgcatttttttcagttggagtattaagctcacatcaatgAATTAACATAagcaaataacactcaacatctaaccactcacaagctgtagttagacaatgtcaagatatgatacagtccattatactgtaaatgaagtagatttaatatagTGTTCATtgagtgttataaataatcatactcttaaacttaaaaCCACAAATACGTAAgcattatgatgtattataattgttgttatgattattcatgaattgataacataagtttttttataatgcattatggatTCATTATAACGCCTTAAGAATacctttataatgttttataaataggggcttcatagaaagtgttaccaaaaggtttaatattgttatatttcagtttacaataaaaatgtatttttaagaaaaataatatacaactcgaatatattatttaattcatatatcATTGTAATACTATCAAattctttataatttattttacattataattgtaGAATTACAATACTAATGTATATACTTGACTactacattttcaaacattaaagtGTCAAACTTTAATTTGAGTGAAAATAGAATGTCCTCAAAGCTTCTTTAGTTGAAACATGCTTGAAGTATGGGAAGATGGATGgcgtttattgtattattaactgAGGTTAAACCCAAACTCAAAGCAGATGCAGAGACAGAGTTTGTGTGGAACAGAGCTGCTCTAAGATGCTGTAAACACCGGCTGATAATGAGCTGCTCACGTGTAAGAACACAGAGCCacgcttcactctgaaacacagcacatatgcatttaattattacagCCTTTGCCATCCCATAATTGCACTGAGAcacttttttggttttattttattctttgtgtAACCATAGGATGGCCTGCGGTCATGCGGGTGAATTTGGACTTAATTATTGAGCTGTATATGATTCTATAACAGCCCAGAAATATGAAGCTATTGTACAGAAACACATGATGTTCCCATATTCCAGAACGGTGATGCTCCCATATCCACTGCTAAACAAATCGAACACATCTCATGACCTTGCCATTCATCAGATCCCCACATCGCTGGATCTCTCTGGGACATTCCAGAGCGCAGAATGCAAATGAGATTTCCACCTCCTTCATTCCTCGAACAACTGGAGGCTTTTCCTCTTGAAGAATGAAGACGTGTCATAATGCACACAATGGCAGCATTTCCAAATGAGAATTGAACTGCAAAGTGTCTCTACTTATTAGATTTTGTTAGTTCTTATTACCCTTTTTTtatgagattttcttttcttcagtgGCAAACCCCTGAAGGGAATCGGCAGCGCAGAATCTTTTTGAGTGTGGTTGTGCATGAGGTTACATGGTTTATTGAAATGTCAAGCATGACTTTCAataaattctgtaatcattttggATCTCGAATTCAAGAAATATGTACTTCAAGAATTGTGACACTGCAGcactatttaaagggatagtccaccccaaaatgaaaaggcATTTCTCAAAAAAATGTTCCAGAGATAAAAAGGGAAAGCCATTCAGGTTGAAAAAGACATGACGGTGAGTGAATCAtgatacagttttcatttttgggtgaactccaAAGTGAACTGGTGAccaattacataaaaatacactttCCCTTATATTACACTTGCCTAAAGAATTTAGAGCTAAACCTAAAATCTGGGCGCATGTGTTTATCATTGacaaataacatatttgttttttggtttgatgtctttattgtaaagtgatggCTATAGAGCGATTTAGCTCTTATTTAGCCTGCGCTCTCTGACACAGTGAAATCAAAGTGTGTATTTCTGGAAGCTGAAATCCTCTAGAGACACAGCTGTGATGTTGAACACACGTCTCATATGTCAGTGTCTCTTCTCTcaatctctgtatctctctctccgTCAGGTATTAGGAGGATCAGGGCGTCTGTACACATGCTTCACTTCCTGCCACTACTGTCCGTGCCCCGCATTCTCTTTCACTGTGCTCAGGAGGAACGAGAGTCTGATGGTGAGGTCACTTCCTCTCTCTGCTCACACACAGCTGCACTCACAGACCCCGAGACCCTCTTCCTGTTTAGCGGTTCTCATCATTTCTGTATTTCTGTCAATATAAGTAAACACACTGggtgttattatttatttgattaaaaatatagtaaaaacagtcaaATTAGTACAGTTATATAATATAACTATaccatttattcttattttcaatgttgaataCAGTTCTACAGGAAACTGACACTACAGAttgttcaaatgtgttttttttttaaagaaatgaataccttTATTAAGCAGGtacagtatgcattaaattgaacaaatttgattttaaacatGTATGATATTACAAAAATCCTAAATGTATCGCTGCTTGCACCAAAATATGAATCAGTTTTCAATGGCTGAGCAGGATGcttcaaatgttttcaacactgatcaaAACtggaattgtttcttgagcagtttatcatattagaatgatttctggaggatcatgtgacactgaagattggaaattcagtttttcatgacgggaatttacattttcaaatatattacgaCATTAAAGCAGTAAGCAGCagtttttcactgtttttactatatttttgatcaaatatatgcatcATTGCTGAACATCTTGCAAAAACATAAATCTGaattattccaaacatttgacccactgtgtgtgtgtatgtgtgtgtgtgtgtgtttgtgcatctgcATTCCCAtcttattttctgcattttctcGTTTGCTTGCTTGTATGGCTGACATCTAACCATTAGCTAAAACACTGACCGAAATGAATTCTAAATAGTTGTTAGACAATTAATATGATCTACTAGTTGACCAGATTATTGGATATGCAAAATGCTTGACTCATTGATTAGTAAAACCCATTATAGTTGCAACACTACTTTATTTGcctgcttttgttttaaatattttccttGGCTCTCTTCTTCATCTGCTCTTTGCTGTGGTTATTCCCATCCACTGTCTGTCCTTTGATGCTGTGGCTTCTTTTCAACTGTATCTGTTGCTGCAAAGTTGCATGTGTATCAGCCTGGTTTTGAGCCCAGGGGAGAGAATGAGACTAAAATTAGACCTCAAGTCTGAGAAAGAAAATCCAGAGACGACTCCAAAATGCACGGCTTCACTCTGATAGCATGACCTCACTTTATCATCAAActgcaatgatatataaatgcattttatgccAATGCGATCCGAGAGGAATGATTTCCTTGTTTATTTCTAGCCCTCTGCGTAATGCATTAGCATTTGCTTGATGCGCTTGAAAATGTCTCAAATGTGATTAACCTGCCTGCTCTCAGCGGCTTGCCGTCTGACCCAAAGATAAAACACAAGAACATGACGTGAGGTTCTCATCAGACACGAGGTTGGTGGCTTGATGCTCTCGGTATCTGGGGCCTGTAGACCAACACTGAAGTGTGAATAAAGCAAATACAGTCTGTTCTTTATAGTATAAAGTCACTCAATACATTAATATTTCCTGTTAAGTGCGTCTTTTCTCCCCTTTTCAGCTTTCATTGTCAGTCATCTTGTTTTGGGCAACACTAATATTCTCCTTCATTGTAATCTGGTTTATATTTCTGTTATGTGATGAACGTCAAGCTTTGGTGAACATGCATCCCGCTGATGCATTTATCATGTGTGCAGTCACCataaatagaaaacagatggGTGCACACAATAAATATTAACGTGAAACATATCTGATCTTCAAGCGATACTGTTTCTATACTCTGTATATAACCAGACTGGTGTGAGAATAGCttgtttatgtaatattattttcagGCAAGTCAAAACTcagtttttagcatgattaagtGTCACTTTATTGAACTGTTTTGCGTGTCTGTGTTCTCTAGTGTAAGCACCTCCTGGCCGCCTGCCTGAGTCAGGCCATGGGCTTGTGCCAGCAGGAACAGGTCTCAGATCAGCAGATGACCCACATTCTCTCAGGGCAAACTGAGGCCAGCACATAAATAACTGATCCTGGAGGAGAGAGAGACTCTGATTAGAACACCCATGCAGGAATTGAGATATTTATAGTCATTCTAATGGACTCATCTTTAGGaaaatgttgtgtatttaaattaaaacccagtattttttattattttttttgtatagagAGATGATCTGTcgtgtaatatatttaaaattgctgTGAAAGTAAGTAAATAAGCAAATCTATGTCCCTAAATACCAGATGTTTGTGTATGCAAAATCGTTCATCAGTTGGCACCAGAGAATGTACATCTGTTCATTGAGCAGCACGATGGGGTTTATTTTGGGAGTTTCCGTTTGTTTGAAGGTTCCGCACCCTTGACTGACTCTCGGCAACAAACAATGAGACCACAAGGCTTAAATACTCCACTTTTCGACTTGTTTTCCTCAGCCAAATTTAGTTTTGCGTTCATAAAATTTAGAACtattacttgttttctttttttcagtatatgttttgtatttactgtatagCATTTAATATGCAGGATGCATTTGGCCTTTATTCTGTTGTAGTCCTTTTGTAATTCTAATTCTATTGTAATGTAAACATACTGTAGTCAAAGCATGACTCTTTATAAGGATATTTGGTTAAGATATCTTTTCGAACAGTGCTAGTTGAAACACTGCAAGTTAAACCAGAGCGAACACCAAAAGCAGAACGTACTGAAATAAAAGCATGTGTATGTAATGTGTCTTGCCGTGCCGCTCCATCTGTGCTGATATAATGCGTGTCCATTTCAGTTTCCATATTTTGTGTGATTACGTCTGTCGTCCTGTAAGATATTACTTCCAACATATTTAGCTTGGAAGGGATTGGCAATGGATAATAGAAAACGAAAACAAAATTGCATTGTGCAAAGTTTACAACCTGACTTAGTGCTTGAAACTGACACTGGTTACATTTTCTCGCTgtatacatacagacacacaatTCATATTGTATAATGATTCTGCATAATTATGGATAACAAACTGTAGATAAACTAAGTatcagtttttgtgtttttgcagtGTGTTTAAGTGTTTGAGAATGTGGTATTTAATAATGAGATGTTTATAATTTAGGGAACTGGAATATGGTATACCCGccaaatgaatgaaaacagtgtATCAGCTCGGCTAGATTCTTGGACTTTGTGGCTTTGGCTTTGGTGGAAGTGTTTATTTGAACAAAGGCTGCATGTGCAGTttctcacaacacacacagacagacacactttCTTTCTGAACAACCGGCCGCTGATATTCAACAGCACAGTTAGGCTGAGCTAAAACTGTCCAACTTTCATATAAAGAGGGCGCAAAAGATATATAAAcatcttttattaataaaataattcaccATACATAGAGATTTATTCATGTTAAATAACAAGACTTCTTTGATGCTAAAGGTTTTTGTCATGAAACTATTTTCTTTGAGCACATACAAGAGAACAACACAGTGTATGTAAATTAGTGACAAATACACAtcaaaaacatacacaatttaAAGCACAAACTCTTTTCTGTTTGCTCCAAAGGTAAAAATTAAATCAGGTACACTTGACTGGTTAAGAAAAGGCCTTTTGTGTTTCTGCTTTCAACAGAAAGTACTTCAGTAAAGGAATAAAACATCAGCTAACACGGTTGCAGTGCATACAGATTCGTCTCCATGGGAATGTCCAGATGTCTGGCACACTCCTGTAGTTTAGCCCTTGCAAACATTAACAAATCTCTGTACATTTACATCATTTAGatattacaaaacacaaaaatactgcTCAAGAACGGCTTTCTTCCCCTCAATAAATAGAAACTGGCACAGATGTAGTCAGGGAAGGCATGTCACTGTCAGGGACAAACACATCAGTGCATCTGTCAGTTTGAGTCGGGTAtcaaaagaatagttcacccagaaaataTAGTTTGTGGAGTGGGATTTTGGACCAATGACCATTCActcttactgaaataaaaatcaagtaaATTACCAAATGTCTGCCAATCATCACATTAGCCTAGGTTTACTGCTTGCTTCTTTGTTGAATCACACCTGGACACAGTTACAATTCACtaccaaaaaaaatcatttcaaaatgacttctaaatgtgTGCTCATTAACTTATGATCATGTTAGACCGCAAGTTATGTGTCCTTATTTGTAAAACGCTTCAGATAGCCAATAAACCAATTGAATCTGGTATTTCTAATCAGATTCAAAAACACCATGTGAGTGGGTTTTATTACTTCTTATTTCTTATGAACTACTAAAAAAGGTCTTTTGACATGTCAGTTCCTTTTTGGTAATGTTATCAAGGTAAAAAAGCACAATGATGCTCACTGTCGCTCCAGTGACTTTATCGCGGTGTCTTCAGTTCTGAACGGAGCTCACTGAAGTTTTGTGTGGAATGCATGtaatgcacatgtaaacaaatatgtgaaTCAGATTGCATCTTTTAGGGTTTATATAAACAGCTTCTCTTAAATCGGATTGCATTCATTCCAATTAACAAAAATTGGTGCATATAAATATAcctatttgtttttttaacctaaaatcaGCTTATTATAAAAACGTAGCAATGCAAAGAAATGTATGCCAAAACATTACAGAAAAAGACATTGAATATT
The sequence above is drawn from the Carassius auratus strain Wakin chromosome 5, ASM336829v1, whole genome shotgun sequence genome and encodes:
- the zswim7 gene encoding zinc finger SWIM domain-containing protein 7 isoform X1, whose protein sequence is MGSSLLSVAEQLLRDLQRTYSETKQIPDDLLIALRFVFGPCALQALDLVDQRSVTCVSSPSGRNAFQVLGGSGRLYTCFTSCHYCPCPAFSFTVLRRNESLMCKHLLAACLSQAMGLCQQEQVSDQQMTHILSGQTEAST